In Setaria italica strain Yugu1 chromosome IX, Setaria_italica_v2.0, whole genome shotgun sequence, the genomic stretch ttaagcctagttaattcataattagcacatatttactgtagtgtcatattgtcaaatcatggactaattaggcttaatagattcatctcgcgaattagccttcatatgtgcaattggttttataattaactcagatttaattcttctaattagtatctaaatattcgatgtgacagagaACGTAGTCCGTGGAACCGAACACCTCTCTGTCTGACGTCAGCTGTCACACCACAAATCCGCACGTGCCCGTTGACCGCCGCCGTTTCCCCTCTCGGCCCAAACAGCCACCAACCAGACACCACCCCCGCTCCCCCTCCCTGCACCGCGCCCCATACACCCGCGCCCGCTGACACTCCTCCCCGCCAACCCCCCTCGCGTCGCCCACGACTCGTCGTACACCcggtcctccctcctccgctcgcTGAGTTCgttcccctccccctctccccgATCGCGCAGCTGCGACGAAACCCTAGCGGCGAATTCCCCCGCGGGATCGAGGATTCCAAGTAAGTTCCGCTCCCCCTCGCGCTCCATTTTCCCCAAATTCGTTCCGCACCCTGCTCGTTCTGTTAGATCTGAGCACCCCGGGGCTTGCATCGCTAGGGTTCCGATCGGGGGCGAGCGCGGGAGCCGCATTCCGGGAGCGGGGGATGGCGACCTGCCGCAAGATGGCGCGCGTCGACGTCGCCGAGCTCAAGCAGCGCCTGGTGAAGCGGCTCGGCAGGCAGCGGGCCGGCAAGTACTTCGCGCACCTCACCAGGCTGCTGAATCTGAAGCTCACCAAGGTGGAGTTCGACAAGCTGTGCTTCGCCACCATAGGCAAGGATAACATCGCGCTGCACAACGCGCTCATCAGGGGGATCATCAGCAATGCGCTGTCGGGGGTGCCGCCGCCGAGTCGGCAGGCCGTCACGGGGCAGTCGGGGACGACCACCGCCCCGAGCGGGCAGTGCGTGGGCGTCGCGCTGCCGGTGGTGGGGAATGTGGGGGCGGTCGTGGATTCTGGTGATGGCGAGCTGGCGAGGGAGAGGGGGGCGCCGGTTGGGAAGGTGGTGTCTgtggaggatggggaggaggtggagcaggtCAGGTCTGCTCCGTGCGTCCAGAGTCGGAGCCCGATAACGGCGCCATTGGGGATCTCTGTGGCAGGGAGCAGTGGTCTGAGGATGCGGAGGAGGATGGATGATCCGGCGCCGTCGTGCTATGATTCTGGCCATTTGCTGGACACGGCTACTTTGTGCGAGGGGTTGAAGAGAAGGTTGCACAGTGATGGCATTGGAGTGACGGTGCAGGGTGTTGATGCTTTGAATCGTGGATTAGATGAGTTCTTGAGAAGGTTGATTAAGCCGTGCATGGATTTGTCAAGAGTGAGAGCCAGCAGTAGAAGAATTGGTAAAGTCAATGAGAAGTTTACTGGTAGAATGAATGGCTTGCAACAACCAAATCTGGGTTATTCTACAACCTTGCAAGATTTTGCAGTTGCTGTTCAATCTGATCCACATTCGCTTGGTCCAAATTGGCCCACACAAATCGAGAAGATACAGACAATGTCATTTGGAGGAGAATGAACCAGATTGCCCTGTAGTCGATGAACCTCTCAAAACGAGATGCAGTTTGCTGGCAGTGAAGTAAATGAAGCGGCAGACAAACAACAGGGCTACAAAATCCGAGTATTGCAGTACTCATGAGCAAGAAAGTCCAAGG encodes the following:
- the LOC101757161 gene encoding uncharacterized protein LOC101757161; this encodes MATCRKMARVDVAELKQRLVKRLGRQRAGKYFAHLTRLLNLKLTKVEFDKLCFATIGKDNIALHNALIRGIISNALSGVPPPSRQAVTGQSGTTTAPSGQCVGVALPVVGNVGAVVDSGDGELARERGAPVGKVVSVEDGEEVEQVRSAPCVQSRSPITAPLGISVAGSSGLRMRRRMDDPAPSCYDSGHLLDTATLCEGLKRRLHSDGIGVTVQGVDALNRGLDEFLRRLIKPCMDLSRVRASSRRIGKVNEKFTGRMNGLQQPNLGYSTTLQDFAVAVQSDPHSLGPNWPTQIEKIQTMSFGGE